The Streptomyces tendae DNA segment CCTGGACACGTACTACGCCACCACGCCGTTCATGCGCGAGCAGATCGTGCTCTACCTGCTCGCGCACACCGTCGCCGTCCTGATCACGTGCCGGCTGCTGTGGAACTGGGTGCAGACCGAGGGACTGGACGCCTGGCTGCGGTGGGGCCTGAAGTTCCTGGGCGTCGGCTACGCGCTGAACCTGGTCTTCGACGCCGCGAAACTCACCGCCGTGGGCGCCCGCTGGACCGGGAACGACCTGGACTGGCTCAGCACCGACCTGGCGCCCCCCGTCGCCTGCCTGTCGGCCATCCTGATCGCGGTCGGTTTCATCCTCCCGCACGCCGGCCAGTACCTGCACGACCGCTGGCGCGTCCGGCTCGCCCACCACCGGCTGCGGCCCCTGTACGAGCTGATGCGCTCGGCCAACGGCAGGAGCGTGCCGTTCCTGCTGCGCGCCACCCCGGAGCTGCGCCTGATCCGCCGGGAGACCTTCATCCGCGACGAACTGCTGTCGCTGGCCCGGCACATCGACCAGGAACGGCGCAGCCGCACGCGCGAAGCGGCACGCGGCCTCGGGTTCCCGCCGGAGCGGGCCGGGGCGCTGGCGAACGCCGTGGCGATCCTGGAGGCCGTCGAGTGCAGGCGCCGTTCGCCGGACGGCGAGGGCACGCAGGACTCCGACACCACCGACCTGCTGCGGGAGATCGGTGCCGTCTCCCGGGAGCTGCGCCGCCCGCACACCGTCGAGGCGGTCCGCGCGCGTGCCGCCGCCCTCGCGCCGGACGCCCCGGAGGGCGTCCCACGCGGCGCGTCCGCCGGGCGCGGGGAACCGGCCCGGTGACCGGCGTGCCCGCCCCGCCGAGGGCGGGCGCGCACCGGAGGAACCGTCCCCATGAGATGCCCGTGAGAACCGACGACAGGTCAGGAGAACGAAGAGCGTGCCCGCCGTCCCAGAGAGAAGACGCCCGTCCGTGAGCGGACGTCCCGCCACCGCCGTCGTGCTCGGCGGATCCTTCGCCGGGCTGCTCGCCGCGCGGGCCCTGGCCCCGTTCGCCCGGGTCACCGTGGTGGAGCGCGACACGCTGCCCTCGGGCCCCGAGCCCCGGCGCGGCGTCCCGCAGGCCCGGCACGCGCACCAGCTGTGGTCGGGCGGGGCGCGCGCCCTGGAGGAACTGGTGCCGGGCACCACCGGGCGGCTGCTGGCGGCGGGCGCCCACCGCCAGCCGGTCACCGCGAACACCGTGGTGCTGTCGCCGCACGGCTGGTACCGGCGCTGGGACGAGTCCCACTTCATGCTGCTGTGCACCCGGGACCTGCTGGAGGCGACCGTGCGGGCGGAGGTGCTCGGCGACGAACGGGTCGAGTTGCTCGACCGGGCCGAGATCCTCGCGCTCGACGGCACCCGCGCCGCCGTCACCGGTGTCCGGGTCCGCACGCACGACGGCGCCGAACGCACGCTGCGGGCCGACCTGGTGGTCGACGCCACCGGCCGCGCGTCCCGCACCGCCCGGTGGCTGACCGACGCCGGCCTGCCCGCCCCCGGGCGCCGGGACGTCGACACCGGGCTGGTGTACGCGAGCCGCCTCTACCGCGCCCCGGAGGGAGCCCGGGACGGCTTCCCGGTCGTCAACGTGCAGCAGGACCCGCGCACCGGGGGACCGGGCCGCGGCGGGGTGCTGCTGCCCGTGGAGGACGGGCACTGGCTGGTCACCCTGTTCGGCACCCGGGGCGGCGAACCCACCTCCCGGGCCGACGACTTCGAGCGGTTCGCCCGCGAGGAACTGCGCCACCCGGTGATAGCCGACCTGCTCGGCGCGGCGGACCCGCGGACGGCGGTGTCCCTCACCCGGGCCACCGCCAACCGCCGGTTCTTCTACGAGCGGATGAAGGAGTGGCCGGAGAACCTGGTGGTGGTCGGCGACGCGCTCACCGCGCTCAACCCCGTCTACGGCCACGGCATGGCGGTGGCCGCGCGCGGCGCGGCGGCGCTCCGTGCGACGGTGCGCCGGCACGGCTGGGGGTCGCCGGGACTGGCCCGCCGCGCACAGCGTGCGGTGGCCCGGCCGGTGGGCGCGGCCTGGGACCTCGCCCTGGGCCAGGACGTGTTCTACCCGGGCCCGACCCACGGCGGCCCGTCCGCGCGGGACCGGTGGCTGGCCGCGTACGTCGGCCGGCTGATGTACACGGCCACCGGGAACGGGCGCATCGCGCGGCGGGTCACCGACGTGACCTCGCTGGAGCGGGGCGCGGGGGTGCTGCTGACCCCGTCCGTGCTGGTGGCGGCACTGGCGGGGCCGCTGAAGCCCGCCCTGACGGCCCCGCCGCTGACGGCGGAGGAACGCAAGGCGGCCGGCCTGGCCTGAGGCCCGGCCGGCTCAGCCGGCGAAGGCGGGCTGGGCCACCCCCTTGCCCGCACCCGGGACCACCAGCAGGGACCCGGCGAGCGGGTGCGGGGCGGTCAGGCCCACGCGGGCCGTGGTGATGTAGAGGTCGGTCAGCGCGGTTCCGCCGAAGGCGCAGGCTGTGACGCGCGGCACGGGCAGCTCGATCACCCGGTCCAGCTCGCCGGACGGGGTGTAGCGGCGCACCGCCGCCCCGTCCCACAGCGCCACCCACACACAGCCGTCGGCGTCGACGGTGAGGCCGTCCGGGAAGCCGGCACCCTCCTCGATCACGGCGAGCGGACGGCGGCCGGAGACCGTGCCGTCCTCGCCGGCGTCGAACACGTCGACGCGCCGGGTGGGCGTGTCGATGTAGTACATCAGCCGGCCGTCGGGGCTCCAGCCGGTGCCGTTGCTCACGGTCGCGTCGTCGAGCAGGACGGTGACCGTGCCGTCGCCGGTCACCCGGGACAGGGTGCCGCCGCCGGTCGCCTCGTCGTAGCGCATGGTGCCCGCGAAGAGGCTGCCGTCGGGGGCGACGGCGGCGTCGTTGCCGCGGCGGCCGGGGACCGGCTCGCGGTGCAGCCAGCGGAAGGAGCCGTCGGGGTCGAGCAGGCCGATGCCGTCCCGCAGGTTCAGCACCAGGCCGCCGCCCGCGCGGGGCTTGACCGCGCCCACGTGCTGCTCGGTCCGGCGCACGGTGCGCCGGCCGGTGGCGGGGTCGTAGGTGTGCAGCCGGGAGCTGAGGATGTCGATCCACAGCAGCCGGCCGGTGGCCGGGTCCCAGGTGGGGCCCTCGCCCAGTTCCGCCTCCGCGCGGACCGCGACGTCGAACGCGAGTGTCATGCCATGCTCCTGTGGCCAAGGCGCTCGGAGAGTTCGGCGGCGCCCTTGACGGCGAGCTGCTCCAGCTCGCCCAGGCGGTCGTCGCTCCAGCGGATCATCGGTACGGAAATGGACAGCGCGGCGACCACCTGTCCGGTACGGTCGCGCACCGGCGCGGCGACGCAGGAGACGTCCGGGTTGGACTCACGGCTCTCCACCGCCACGCCCCGGCCGCGGATCTCCGCGAGTCTCTCGCGCAGGACGGCCGGGTCGGTGATGCTGTTCGGGGTCATCCCGGCCAACTCCGCGCCGTCGGGGAAGCGCGCGGCCAGTTCCTGCTCGGGGAGGGAGGCCAGCAGCATCTTGCCGACGGAGGTGCAGTGCGCGGGGAGCCGGCGGCCGGCTGCCGACACCATCCGCACCGCGTGCGTGGAGTCGACCTTGGCGATGTAGATGACGTCGGTGTGCTCCAGGATCGCCACGTGCACGGTCTCGTCGCAGGTCTCGGCGACGGACCGGGCGACCTGCTGGCCCTCGGCGGCCAGGTCCAGGTGCTCGGCGTAGCGGGCGCCCAGCTGGTACGGCCGGACGCCCAGCCGGTAGCGGCCCGGCTGTCCGGCCACCGGGACGATGTACTTGCGTGCCGCGAGCGTGCTGACCAGCTCGTGGACGGTGGTGCGGGGCAGCTGCAGCTTCCGCACGATGTCGGGGGCGGAGAGCGTGCCGTCCCCGTCGAGGAAGAGCTCGAGGATGTCGAGAGCCCGGGTCACGGCTGGTACGAGTCGTCCCACGACCGGCCCCCTCCTAGCGTTCGATATACCAACACACGATCGGCATGACGAACACAGGCTAGCCACAGCCCCTCAGCCGGGCAATGGGCTGCAGCCCCACAGACACCCCGAAGAGCCGCGGCGAACCCCACTCAAGGGGCGCGGGGAACTGCGCAACCAGCCCTCACGCCCCCGCACGCACCCACCACCCGCACCACACACCCCCAAAGGGGCGCGGGGAACTGCGCGCCCAGCCCCCACCCACCCGCACCCGGGCACTCCCCGCATCACCCCACTCCCACCCCGCCCTCCGCCACACGGGCACGCCCCCAACTGCCCCCGGTAACCGGCTCTGCCGGACAGCTGCCGCCCGAGAGGGCCCCCGTGGGCGACCATGGCTCCGTGCCCACCGGACGACGCCCACCCGAACCGTTCACCCCGTTCCACTTCCAGCTGGTGCTGCTGCGCCGCATGGCCGACCACAACCCGGCCCGGTGGAGGACGCCCGGCGCGAGCTGGGCGCCTCCCTCGCCGACATGCGCGAGGCCAACCGGCGCTGGCAGGCGATGGTCCGCTCGCCCCGCCCCCGCCCGGCACTCTCCCGCTACCGTTCGGTGCTCGGCGAGCCGGAGTCGCGCACCCCGCGCCGGGTCGGTGACCTGGACTGCGAGGCATGGCGGTGGCCCGTGCCGCTCTGGCCGGACCTGCGCTTCGAGGTGCTGACCCCGGCGGGCGGGGGCGCGGTGTGGAACGAGTGGCTGGTCCGCGCGCCGGGCGCACCGGCGCCCGTGCTGCGCACGGTGGAGACCTCACGCCCTGGTCGTGCACGGTGGACGAGGCCGCCCGCGCCTTCGCCCGGCCCGCCCGCTGGAGGGCTCGGCGCCCACCCGCTGGGGTCTGGCCTTCACGGCCCCCGACGCGGCGGGCGCCCGTCACGAGGTGGTCGCCGAGTTCACCTGGGGGCTACTGCAGCGGACGGCGGTCAGCGGCGCGCCGCCCCGATGATCCGCTCGACGACGAGCGGCACCGACTCCGGGTGCAGCCACAGGAACAGGTTCGGCTCGACCAGCTCCAGCTCCATCACCCGGGGCCGCCCGTCGTCGCCGTCCACCAGGTCGACGCGCGCGTAGAGCAGCTCCGGCGCGCCGGGCACGGCGGCCAGGGCGTACTCGGCGACGGCGGTCTCGGCCTCGGTCGGCGTCCAGTCCGTCAGCCCGGGTGGGCCACCTTGCGCTGGTCGTAGGGCGTACCGGGCGCGAGGACCGGGCCCTTCCGGCTGGCGTGCAGCAGCGTCCCGCCGAAGAACTGCAACGCCCGCTCCCCGCCGGTGTCGATGGCCCGCACGTACGGCTGCACCATCGCGGTGAACCCCTCGGCGTGCATGCGCCGCACATGCCGTACGGCGGTGTCGTGCTCGTCGGGCGTGTAGCGGGCGGCGAACCGCGCACCGGCCCCGGAGGCGGGCTTCACCACGAACTCGTGGCCGTCCGGCAGGCCGACGTCGTCCCCCGGCGCCAGATACCGCGTCTCCACCACGGGCACACCGGCCGCGGCGAGGTCGGCGAGGTAGCGCTTGTCGGTGTTCCACCGCACCACGTCCGCCGGGTTGGCCAGCCGGGTCAGCCTGCCGCACCGTTCGGCCCACGCGGTGAACTCGGCCGCGCGCCAGCTGTAGTCCCAGGTGGAGCGGATCACGGCGAGGTCGAACCGCCCCCAGTCGACCGCGGCGTCGTCCCACACCTCCGCGGACGCCTCGGCCCCGGCCTCGTTCAACGCCCCCACGAGCCCCGGCAGGTCTTTGTCCTCGGCCACATCGGCCCCACCCGCACAGGTAACCAACGCGACCCGCACCCCGCCACCCCTCCCACGACCATGTACTCCCGAGGAGGCTAACAACCACATTCCGGGATCGGCGGTGGTGTGGCCGGCGATGGCCGTACCGGGCCGGGGGTAGGACACCCTGGACGCAGCGGACCCCGACGCACCACGGCCGCGGGACGGCGGCCGGCCGACGACAGCTACCCAAGGAGAACGACGCGTGTCCTCTCTCTTCCCGGCCCTCACCGACGGCCCGGCCGGCGACGGCGGCTCTGCCCGCCGTCCCGCCCTGCGGTTCGGCGAGCGTTCACTGACGTACGGGGAACTCGCCGCCGCGGCCGGCGCGGTGGCCGGGGACCTGAAGGGGGTGCGCCGGGCCGCCGTCTGGGCCACGCCGGCCCTGGAGACCGCGGTCGCGGTCACCGCGGCGCTGCTCGCCGGGGTGGTCGTGGTCCCGCTCAACCCCAGGTCGGGCGGGCGGGAGCTCGGCCACATCCTCGGCGACAGCGCCCCGGACGTGCTCCTGACCGCACCGGGCACCGACCTGCCCGCCGCTCCGGCCGCCCTCCCCCGCGTCGACGTGGACCCGGCCCGCGCGGCGGACCCGGGCTCCCTGCCCGACGACCGGGAGCGGGACCCCGAGGACCCCGCCCTGATCGTCTACACCTCCGGCACCACCGGCCCGCCCAAGGGCGCGGTGATCCCCCGCCGTTCGATCGCCTCGACGCTGGACGCCCTCGCCGACGCGTGGCGGTGGACGGCCGACGACGTGCTGGTGCACGGCCTGCCCCTGTTCCACGTGCACGGTCTGGTCCTCGGCACCCTCGGCCCGCTGCGCCGCGGCGGCGCGGTCCGCCATCTGGGCCGGTTCACCACCGAGGGCGTGGCCCGCGAGCTGAACGACGGCGCGACCATGCTGTTCGGCGTGCCGACGAT contains these protein-coding regions:
- a CDS encoding IclR family transcriptional regulator — its product is MGRLVPAVTRALDILELFLDGDGTLSAPDIVRKLQLPRTTVHELVSTLAARKYIVPVAGQPGRYRLGVRPYQLGARYAEHLDLAAEGQQVARSVAETCDETVHVAILEHTDVIYIAKVDSTHAVRMVSAAGRRLPAHCTSVGKMLLASLPEQELAARFPDGAELAGMTPNSITDPAVLRERLAEIRGRGVAVESRESNPDVSCVAAPVRDRTGQVVAALSISVPMIRWSDDRLGELEQLAVKGAAELSERLGHRSMA
- a CDS encoding SMP-30/gluconolactonase/LRE family protein; its protein translation is MTLAFDVAVRAEAELGEGPTWDPATGRLLWIDILSSRLHTYDPATGRRTVRRTEQHVGAVKPRAGGGLVLNLRDGIGLLDPDGSFRWLHREPVPGRRGNDAAVAPDGSLFAGTMRYDEATGGGTLSRVTGDGTVTVLLDDATVSNGTGWSPDGRLMYYIDTPTRRVDVFDAGEDGTVSGRRPLAVIEEGAGFPDGLTVDADGCVWVALWDGAAVRRYTPSGELDRVIELPVPRVTACAFGGTALTDLYITTARVGLTAPHPLAGSLLVVPGAGKGVAQPAFAG
- a CDS encoding FAD-dependent monooxygenase; this encodes MSGRPATAVVLGGSFAGLLAARALAPFARVTVVERDTLPSGPEPRRGVPQARHAHQLWSGGARALEELVPGTTGRLLAAGAHRQPVTANTVVLSPHGWYRRWDESHFMLLCTRDLLEATVRAEVLGDERVELLDRAEILALDGTRAAVTGVRVRTHDGAERTLRADLVVDATGRASRTARWLTDAGLPAPGRRDVDTGLVYASRLYRAPEGARDGFPVVNVQQDPRTGGPGRGGVLLPVEDGHWLVTLFGTRGGEPTSRADDFERFAREELRHPVIADLLGAADPRTAVSLTRATANRRFFYERMKEWPENLVVVGDALTALNPVYGHGMAVAARGAAALRATVRRHGWGSPGLARRAQRAVARPVGAAWDLALGQDVFYPGPTHGGPSARDRWLAAYVGRLMYTATGNGRIARRVTDVTSLERGAGVLLTPSVLVAALAGPLKPALTAPPLTAEERKAAGLA
- a CDS encoding MAB_1171c family putative transporter, with translation MTAPLALTPADVLDDLYISFWIPTGVLTAALIIKLPTIVRLWRDPLLRAVGGLLLLACTVFVFVAPTTIARVNRLTGVPNISAPWCYSLLTAFCASCLLLIIAWRNGLSDRSAATRRAMRRVVSLYSGVIVALWVLFFLADASEERLRDLDTYYATTPFMREQIVLYLLAHTVAVLITCRLLWNWVQTEGLDAWLRWGLKFLGVGYALNLVFDAAKLTAVGARWTGNDLDWLSTDLAPPVACLSAILIAVGFILPHAGQYLHDRWRVRLAHHRLRPLYELMRSANGRSVPFLLRATPELRLIRRETFIRDELLSLARHIDQERRSRTREAARGLGFPPERAGALANAVAILEAVECRRRSPDGEGTQDSDTTDLLREIGAVSRELRRPHTVEAVRARAAALAPDAPEGVPRGASAGRGEPAR